Sequence from the Flavobacterium sp. J372 genome:
AACCCCATCTTTGCCGGAGTTAACTCAATAAACATCATGAAGAAAATTACATTGCTTACCGCAGTTTTGTCCCTAATGGCATCATGCGGAAAAAAGGAGAACACAGAAAAAACCACTACTGCTCCCGTTGCGGAAACACCAAATAAATTGGCTGCAACCGAATGGCTTGCTGGCTCGTGGGGACATACCACACCCGAAGGAGACCTAAGTGAAAAATGGGAAAAAGTAAATGACAGCGTTATGCACGGCGAGAGTTATTTTGTTGTCGGCGGGAAAGACACCGTATTTGCCGAGACCGTTGCACTTACTTCTGAAAAAGGGAAACTAGCCTATACGGTAACGGTACCCGGACAAAACGATGAAAAACCGGTGCGCTTCGACCTGACCTCATCTTCCG
This genomic interval carries:
- a CDS encoding DUF6265 family protein, with amino-acid sequence MKKITLLTAVLSLMASCGKKENTEKTTTAPVAETPNKLAATEWLAGSWGHTTPEGDLSEKWEKVNDSVMHGESYFVVGGKDTVFAETVALTSEKGKLAYTVTVPGQNDEKPVRFDLTSSSESQLVFENPQHDYPNKIVYNKITNDSLVAEISGMQKGKPAREQFAMKRQ